A single region of the Undibacterium piscinae genome encodes:
- a CDS encoding pirin family protein, with protein MTIFTLLKGHQKDLGGGMLIRRYLPAATRQAVGPFIFFDHFGPLDVAPNADHDVRPHPHIGLATVTYLFEGAMDHRDSLGSFQRIEPGAINWMTAGRGIVHSERTPTPKDLLHVAHRAHGLQLWLALPQQHEEDEPTFTHTPQSALPVVNLGGAVVKVLIGTAYGQTSPVATYMQTLYLDVVLQAGQELRLTDLPAEAAIYPISGDLEIEEFALELNSMALLDAASTPLTPQLRARTDAA; from the coding sequence ATGACTATTTTTACTCTCTTGAAGGGGCACCAGAAAGATCTGGGCGGCGGCATGCTGATACGCCGTTATCTGCCGGCCGCAACCAGACAAGCAGTCGGGCCTTTTATTTTTTTTGATCATTTTGGCCCGCTTGATGTGGCGCCAAACGCCGATCATGACGTCAGGCCGCATCCGCATATTGGTCTGGCGACCGTCACCTATTTATTCGAAGGGGCAATGGATCACCGCGATAGCCTTGGCAGTTTCCAGCGCATTGAACCCGGCGCGATCAACTGGATGACCGCCGGACGGGGTATTGTCCACTCAGAACGCACACCGACACCGAAAGACCTGCTCCACGTAGCGCATCGCGCCCACGGTCTGCAATTATGGCTGGCCTTACCGCAACAGCATGAGGAGGATGAACCGACTTTCACGCATACGCCACAGTCAGCGCTTCCCGTTGTCAATCTCGGTGGCGCCGTGGTTAAAGTGCTGATAGGCACGGCTTACGGCCAAACTTCACCGGTCGCCACCTACATGCAAACCCTGTATCTGGACGTGGTACTACAGGCGGGACAAGAACTACGCTTGACCGACTTGCCCGCCGAAGCGGCAATCTATCCGATTAGCGGTGACCTTGAGATCGAAGAATTTGCGCTGGAATTAAACAGCATGGCGCTACTTGATGCGGCTAGCACACCACTCACACCACAACTACGTGCGCGCACTGATGCCGCATGA
- a CDS encoding OsmC family protein produces MLIKAIRDQSLPMRHILHVRNHLISTDVSVEEGGSDAGPSPHDLYDAALAACKALTVVWYAKRKGIPLEQVETSIERDASDERKGIYRLAVTLHLDGVLSDAQRQELLAAAEKCPIHKLMATVTTEITTVLA; encoded by the coding sequence ATGCTTATCAAAGCTATCCGCGATCAGTCGCTACCTATGCGGCATATTCTCCATGTACGCAATCATCTGATTTCTACCGATGTGTCAGTCGAGGAAGGCGGAAGCGACGCCGGCCCATCCCCGCACGATTTATACGACGCCGCGCTGGCCGCATGTAAGGCGCTGACCGTAGTGTGGTATGCCAAACGAAAAGGCATTCCGCTGGAACAGGTAGAAACCAGCATCGAACGCGACGCCAGCGATGAGCGCAAGGGTATCTATCGTCTGGCGGTGACACTACACTTGGATGGCGTACTAAGCGATGCGCAGCGTCAGGAATTATTGGCCGCAGCCGAAAAATGTCCTATCCACAAACTGATGGCAACAGTGACCACTGAAATCACCACGGTATTGGCTTAA
- a CDS encoding discoidin domain-containing protein, with protein MVSGVLPRTVAKVIAYDSQTVSDGAANVLNDNPMNAWTSADSAFPHYLTVDLGGVRQVNGLSYLPKQEARSNIYEGNIANYQVLVSLDAINWSLMGQGSWAKTISMSSVNFSTVNARYVKLLALSEVNGGRVVSAAEVRVLGS; from the coding sequence ATGGTATCAGGCGTATTGCCAAGAACCGTCGCCAAAGTGATCGCTTATGACAGCCAAACTGTCTCAGACGGTGCGGCGAACGTGTTGAACGATAATCCTATGAACGCCTGGACTAGTGCCGACTCGGCCTTCCCGCATTACCTCACTGTGGATCTGGGTGGCGTGCGACAAGTCAATGGCCTCAGTTATTTGCCAAAACAGGAAGCGCGTAGCAATATTTACGAAGGCAATATCGCAAACTATCAAGTGCTGGTTAGTCTGGATGCGATTAACTGGTCATTGATGGGTCAGGGAAGCTGGGCGAAAACAATCTCCATGTCTAGCGTGAATTTTAGTACCGTCAACGCACGCTACGTCAAATTGCTCGCATTGTCAGAGGTGAATGGAGGACGAGTGGTGTCAGCCGCAGAAGTCCGTGTGCTCGGGTCTTGA
- a CDS encoding LysR family transcriptional regulator, producing MHLDLRKLDLNLLLVFNAIYQQKSVTAAANELAMSPSALSHALTRLRLSLGDELFVRLGNQMQATLRAEQIAEPVSQALQQLSASLSLNERFDPISSERCFVFSASDYTAFAILPRVMAALQKSAPKLKIKVVNSSQKLAIADLAAGHIDFALGYDEERLPLPAGIEDFDWLQDEYVVIASQQHSLIRGKLTLAQYLKARHAIVTPWNENRGVIDFVLDGLCLQREVVMQLPTVMVAPFIVAESELLMTIPRHAAETLARAAPITIYPAPFKIPPYTLKIYSHCKYARTEAHLWLRKELMRLVPSG from the coding sequence ATGCATTTAGACTTGCGCAAGCTAGACCTCAACCTATTGCTGGTCTTTAATGCCATATATCAGCAAAAGTCTGTCACCGCTGCCGCCAATGAGTTGGCCATGAGCCCATCGGCACTCAGCCATGCCCTGACACGTTTGCGACTATCACTTGGCGATGAGTTATTTGTCCGGCTAGGCAATCAAATGCAGGCTACGTTAAGAGCCGAGCAAATCGCCGAGCCTGTCAGCCAGGCATTACAGCAATTGTCCGCCAGCCTGAGCTTAAACGAGCGATTTGATCCCATCAGTAGCGAGCGTTGCTTTGTCTTTTCGGCGTCTGATTACACGGCGTTTGCGATTTTGCCGCGGGTTATGGCCGCCTTACAAAAGAGCGCACCTAAGCTCAAGATCAAGGTCGTCAATTCCAGCCAAAAACTGGCGATAGCTGATCTGGCTGCCGGCCATATCGATTTTGCTCTAGGCTATGACGAAGAGCGCTTACCGCTACCGGCCGGTATCGAAGATTTTGATTGGCTGCAGGACGAGTATGTCGTGATTGCCAGTCAACAGCATTCCTTGATCCGTGGAAAACTGACGCTAGCTCAGTATTTAAAAGCACGTCACGCCATCGTCACGCCCTGGAATGAAAACCGTGGCGTGATCGATTTTGTGTTGGATGGCCTGTGCTTGCAACGTGAGGTCGTGATGCAGCTGCCAACTGTCATGGTGGCACCTTTTATTGTTGCCGAAAGTGAGCTGCTCATGACCATACCGCGCCATGCCGCTGAAACTTTGGCGCGTGCTGCGCCTATCACTATTTATCCGGCGCCATTCAAGATCCCACCGTACACCTTGAAAATCTACAGTCATTGCAAATATGCGCGGACTGAAGCGCACCTGTGGTTACGTAAAGAGTTGATGCGATTGGTGCCAAGCGGGTAA
- a CDS encoding GNAT family N-acetyltransferase, whose product MKIEIRQATVSDAALIHHYITELAIYEKAQHEVIASVADIERSLFAADSPAHGLICLIDGLAVGFAIYFYSYSTWLGRKGMYLEDLYISPEHRGSGAGKTMLRHLAGIARETGCGRLEWSVLDWNEPAIQFYLSLGASPQDEWIRYRLAGDTLTAFARGD is encoded by the coding sequence ATGAAGATTGAAATACGCCAAGCCACCGTCAGCGATGCTGCGCTGATCCACCACTACATCACCGAACTGGCGATCTATGAAAAAGCGCAGCATGAAGTCATCGCCAGTGTCGCAGATATTGAGCGCAGCTTGTTTGCAGCCGATAGCCCGGCACATGGGCTGATCTGCCTGATAGACGGACTAGCGGTCGGCTTTGCCATCTATTTCTACAGCTACTCGACCTGGTTAGGCCGTAAGGGTATGTATCTGGAGGATTTATACATCTCCCCCGAACATCGCGGTAGCGGTGCCGGCAAAACAATGCTGCGCCATTTAGCAGGCATTGCTCGCGAAACAGGTTGCGGCCGTCTGGAATGGAGCGTGCTGGATTGGAACGAGCCAGCGATCCAATTCTATTTATCCTTGGGTGCTAGTCCACAAGACGAGTGGATACGCTATCGATTAGCTGGCGATACCTTAACGGCGTTTGCGCGTGGCGATTGA
- a CDS encoding DUF1203 domain-containing protein translates to MTFQIRGLAPAQFTHLFSLSDAELSVQGIDRHIADEELSFPCRVSLQDAAIGEELLLLNFAHLETSSAYQAKGPIFVRRDALLAPLFVDRLPPMLDQAHRLFSVRAFDSSDRMVDAEVASGSELPALLRHFLSKPEVNYLHVHFARRGCFAARVERRN, encoded by the coding sequence ATGACATTTCAAATCCGCGGTCTCGCGCCTGCGCAATTTACACACTTGTTTTCGCTCAGCGATGCAGAGCTGAGCGTGCAAGGGATAGACCGGCACATTGCCGATGAAGAGCTCAGCTTCCCTTGCAGGGTTAGCCTGCAAGATGCGGCGATAGGAGAAGAACTTTTATTGCTCAATTTTGCGCATTTAGAAACCAGCTCCGCCTATCAGGCTAAGGGCCCAATCTTTGTGCGCCGTGATGCGTTGCTAGCACCACTGTTTGTCGATAGGCTACCGCCCATGTTAGATCAGGCACACCGGCTATTTTCTGTGCGCGCCTTCGATAGTAGCGATCGTATGGTCGATGCCGAGGTGGCCAGCGGCAGCGAATTGCCAGCACTGCTAAGGCATTTTTTGAGCAAGCCAGAAGTCAATTATCTGCACGTGCATTTTGCCCGACGTGGTTGTTTTGCAGCGCGCGTCGAGCGTAGGAATTAA
- a CDS encoding chromate resistance protein — MDNSKKLSDTSAWLLLVVSLPTQSATARMRIWRAFKTLGCAALRDGAYLLPATDMHSAALQELADECAREGGSAWLMQVAPASSADAPAYALLFERSADFASLIASWKTLAATLPSLTVSELTRLQKKLLREYQALLAIDFFPGESSLEAEVAWSDFKQRVERVLSPDEPQGSEAQIARLDIADYQARLWATRRSLWVDRVASAWLIQRFIDTAARFLWLSKPADCPPQALGFDFDGAAFSHVGERVSFETLMASFGLEDDPALLRMGAMVRSLDIGDGQVAEGAGFEAMLAGARERLPDDDALLAEVGGVLDSLYAHFGRAPARAKT, encoded by the coding sequence ATGGATAATTCAAAAAAACTTAGCGACACCTCCGCATGGTTACTGCTGGTGGTGTCCCTGCCCACTCAGAGTGCAACGGCGCGCATGCGTATCTGGCGCGCCTTCAAAACCCTGGGCTGCGCTGCGCTGCGTGATGGTGCTTATCTGCTGCCTGCCACAGACATGCACAGCGCTGCCCTGCAAGAACTCGCCGACGAATGTGCACGCGAAGGCGGTAGCGCCTGGCTCATGCAGGTGGCCCCGGCAAGCTCGGCGGATGCGCCTGCTTACGCCCTGTTATTCGAGCGCAGCGCCGACTTTGCGAGCCTGATCGCGTCGTGGAAGACGCTGGCAGCGACCCTGCCCTCACTCACGGTGAGCGAGCTGACTCGGCTGCAGAAAAAGCTATTACGCGAGTACCAGGCATTGCTGGCCATAGATTTTTTTCCCGGCGAATCTAGTCTGGAGGCCGAAGTCGCGTGGAGTGATTTCAAACAACGTGTGGAGCGGGTACTGTCGCCGGATGAGCCGCAGGGTAGCGAGGCTCAGATCGCCCGTCTAGACATCGCCGATTATCAAGCTCGTTTGTGGGCGACCCGCCGAAGTCTGTGGGTGGATCGGGTCGCCAGCGCGTGGTTGATCCAGCGTTTTATTGACACTGCGGCACGCTTTCTATGGTTGTCCAAGCCAGCCGACTGCCCGCCCCAGGCGCTCGGTTTCGACTTCGATGGCGCCGCCTTTAGCCATGTGGGCGAGCGGGTCAGCTTTGAAACCCTGATGGCCAGCTTTGGACTAGAGGATGACCCGGCGCTGTTGCGCATGGGTGCCATGGTGCGATCGCTGGACATCGGGGACGGACAGGTTGCCGAAGGCGCTGGCTTTGAAGCCATGCTGGCCGGTGCCCGCGAGCGCCTGCCTGACGATGACGCGCTGCTGGCAGAGGTGGGTGGTGTACTCGATTCTCTGTATGCACATTTCGGCCGCGCGCCTGCGCGCGCCAAGACTTGA
- a CDS encoding chromate transporter — translation MSDTNTNTTTTQQLASPARYSLWQLVCYMLALGSCGFGGPVALVGYMYRDLVERRLWISESDYKEGMALAQLMPGPLAAQLAIYLGYVHYRVLGATLAGIAFVLPSFLMVLGIGAAYVEFGGIAWMQAVFYGVGAAVIGIIAMSAYKLTSKNIGRDKLLWAIYLVSAILTLLTQSESVWLFLGAGLLVWLLRVPPKRWLGGRLHGVAAVLPLAAVLAAASSQWDLLAQLGAFFAYAGSFVFGSGLAIVPFLYSGVVTEHHWLNDRQFVDAVAVAMITPGPVVITTAFIGYLVAGFWGALVAALATFIPCYLLTILPAPYFKKHGKQPGIVAFVDGVTAAAIGALTGAVLVIAQRSITDLVTALLALATLVVLWRFKKIPEPAIVLVAALLGLMLYPLLSHP, via the coding sequence ATGAGCGACACCAATACCAACACCACCACCACACAACAACTTGCCAGCCCGGCGCGCTACTCGCTGTGGCAACTGGTGTGCTACATGCTGGCGCTGGGCAGTTGCGGCTTTGGCGGCCCGGTTGCCCTGGTTGGCTATATGTACCGTGATCTGGTGGAGCGCCGTCTGTGGATTTCCGAGAGTGATTACAAGGAGGGCATGGCGTTAGCGCAGCTAATGCCCGGTCCGCTGGCGGCCCAGCTTGCCATCTACCTGGGCTATGTGCATTACCGCGTGCTGGGCGCCACGCTGGCCGGCATCGCCTTCGTGCTGCCCTCGTTTTTGATGGTACTGGGCATTGGCGCCGCCTACGTAGAATTTGGCGGGATAGCCTGGATGCAGGCGGTGTTTTACGGCGTGGGTGCCGCCGTGATAGGCATCATTGCCATGAGTGCCTACAAGCTCACCAGCAAGAACATAGGGCGCGATAAGCTGCTATGGGCGATCTACCTGGTCAGCGCCATCCTTACCTTGTTAACTCAGTCCGAAAGTGTCTGGCTGTTCCTGGGCGCGGGCCTGCTGGTCTGGTTGCTGAGGGTGCCGCCAAAACGCTGGTTAGGCGGGCGCCTGCATGGTGTCGCTGCCGTGCTGCCGCTGGCCGCTGTGCTGGCTGCCGCTAGCAGCCAGTGGGATTTGCTGGCGCAGCTTGGCGCCTTCTTTGCCTACGCTGGTAGCTTCGTGTTTGGTAGCGGCCTGGCGATCGTGCCGTTTCTATACAGCGGCGTGGTGACCGAGCACCATTGGCTTAACGACCGCCAGTTTGTGGATGCGGTCGCGGTGGCGATGATCACGCCGGGCCCGGTGGTCATCACGACCGCTTTCATTGGCTACCTGGTAGCCGGTTTCTGGGGTGCCTTGGTGGCCGCGCTCGCGACCTTTATACCGTGTTACCTGCTCACCATATTACCGGCACCGTATTTCAAAAAACATGGCAAACAGCCCGGCATCGTTGCCTTCGTGGACGGGGTGACTGCCGCGGCCATCGGTGCGCTCACCGGCGCCGTGCTGGTGATCGCGCAACGCTCTATCACTGACCTGGTGACGGCGCTACTCGCGCTTGCCACGCTGGTAGTGCTGTGGCGCTTCAAAAAAATCCCTGAACCGGCGATCGTGTTGGTGGCCGCGTTGCTGGGACTGATGTTGTATCCCCTGCTGTCCCATCCCTAA
- a CDS encoding superoxide dismutase, with amino-acid sequence MDLQLQALSIELNSLTGLSPALIQSHHENNYAGAVKRLKAIRAQLAQLDWASAPGFQINGLKREELVASNSAVLHELYFDALGGNGVLPSNGLAIALTRDFGSVARWQAEFSALAKAMGGGSGWAILAWSAREGRLVNHWAADHTHMLAGASALLALDMYEHAYHMDFGAKAAAYVDAFMQNIRWDAVYRRYGAAVAGDAAALGVGIAALDNAAASLIDVRRAEDFAAASDMLAGASWYDPALLAQWSGTLDRTRPVLVYCVKGLDIGRSAALSLRARGFEVRYLSGGIEACRSAGISLQAKADLA; translated from the coding sequence ATGGACCTGCAACTTCAAGCCCTGAGCATCGAGCTGAATAGCCTCACAGGCTTGTCGCCCGCACTGATACAGAGTCATCATGAAAACAATTATGCCGGTGCGGTCAAGCGGCTCAAGGCGATACGCGCACAACTGGCGCAGCTGGACTGGGCCAGCGCGCCGGGTTTTCAGATCAACGGCTTGAAGCGCGAAGAGCTGGTCGCTAGCAATTCTGCGGTGCTGCATGAGCTGTATTTCGATGCGCTAGGTGGCAATGGTGTGCTGCCATCGAATGGGCTCGCGATCGCCTTGACACGTGATTTTGGTTCGGTGGCACGCTGGCAAGCCGAGTTCAGCGCCTTGGCCAAGGCGATGGGCGGTGGCTCGGGGTGGGCGATCCTGGCCTGGTCGGCACGCGAGGGTCGGCTAGTCAATCATTGGGCCGCCGACCACACCCATATGCTGGCCGGTGCCAGCGCGCTGCTCGCCCTGGACATGTACGAACATGCCTATCACATGGATTTCGGCGCCAAAGCGGCGGCCTATGTGGACGCATTCATGCAAAATATCCGTTGGGATGCGGTGTACCGCCGCTATGGCGCGGCAGTGGCGGGTGATGCCGCAGCATTGGGCGTAGGTATAGCTGCACTCGACAATGCAGCGGCAAGCCTGATCGATGTACGGCGCGCGGAAGACTTCGCCGCGGCCAGCGACATGCTGGCCGGTGCCAGTTGGTACGATCCGGCGTTGTTGGCCCAGTGGAGTGGCACGCTAGACCGCACACGGCCAGTCTTGGTGTATTGCGTCAAGGGCTTAGACATTGGTCGCTCGGCGGCGCTGTCCTTGCGTGCGCGTGGCTTCGAGGTGCGTTACCTGAGTGGCGGGATTGAAGCCTGCCGCAGCGCCGGCATAAGCTTGCAAGCCAAAGCAGACTTGGCTTGA
- a CDS encoding alpha-ketoglutarate-dependent dioxygenase AlkB, protein MDLFDDLDAAHNLLPKDGVVNYYGKLLPAKQADDYFACLMQSIAWENDQALIYGKLILTKRKVAWYGDKKFEYTYSNTTKHALPWTAELLELKALVEQRTGEKFNSCLLNLYHDGEEGMAWHSDAEKDLKKNGAIGSLSFGAERKFAFKHKVSQEIVSLVLAHGSLLVMKGTTQSHWLHRLPPSKRISAARINLTFRSIDR, encoded by the coding sequence ATGGATTTATTTGACGACTTAGACGCCGCACACAATTTATTACCCAAAGATGGTGTCGTCAATTATTACGGCAAACTCTTGCCAGCCAAACAGGCAGATGATTATTTCGCCTGTTTAATGCAGAGCATCGCATGGGAAAATGATCAGGCGCTGATCTATGGAAAACTGATACTGACCAAACGAAAAGTAGCCTGGTATGGCGACAAAAAATTTGAATACACCTATTCAAATACCACCAAGCACGCCCTGCCGTGGACCGCAGAATTATTAGAATTAAAAGCACTTGTCGAACAGAGAACCGGCGAAAAATTTAATTCTTGCCTGCTCAATTTGTACCATGACGGTGAAGAAGGCATGGCCTGGCATAGCGATGCCGAAAAAGATTTGAAAAAAAATGGCGCGATCGGCTCCTTAAGTTTTGGCGCAGAACGAAAATTTGCCTTCAAACACAAAGTCAGCCAAGAAATCGTTTCCTTAGTCTTGGCGCACGGCAGCCTATTGGTGATGAAAGGCACAACGCAAAGCCATTGGCTGCACCGGCTACCACCGAGCAAACGCATCAGCGCAGCCAGAATCAACCTCACCTTCAGAAGCATAGACAGGTAA
- a CDS encoding virulence RhuM family protein, translating to MSDKKLIRNSTAEFLMFTGQAGEQSIEARYENDTVWLTQKLMAELFAVDVRTISEHLKNIYESGEIQREATIRKFRTVQTEGDREVGRSIDFYNLDAIISVGYRVNSLRATQFRQWATQILREFAIKGYVLDKKRMENGAFLGEDYFEHLLAEIREIRLSERRFYQKVTDIYSTALDYNKAAPTTKAFFAKVQNKLHFAIHGHTAAELIVQRADSGKACMGLSSWEQAPDGKILKTDVVVAKNYLNQDELESLGRIVNAYLDLAEDRARRNIPMTMEDWAKRLDTFLEFTDREILRDGGKVSAELAKTHAESEFEKYRIVQDRLFESDFDRVLKQIKPERGPGCDDE from the coding sequence ATGAGCGACAAAAAACTGATCCGCAACAGCACTGCAGAATTTCTGATGTTTACCGGCCAGGCTGGTGAGCAGAGCATCGAGGCGCGCTACGAGAACGACACCGTCTGGCTGACGCAAAAACTGATGGCCGAGCTCTTCGCCGTTGATGTCCGTACCATCAGCGAACACCTCAAAAACATCTACGAGTCCGGCGAAATCCAGCGAGAGGCAACTATCCGGAAATTCCGGACAGTTCAGACCGAAGGTGATCGTGAAGTGGGCCGTAGTATCGATTTCTACAACCTCGACGCCATTATCTCAGTAGGTTACCGCGTCAACTCGCTGCGCGCTACCCAGTTCCGGCAATGGGCGACGCAGATCCTGCGTGAGTTCGCAATCAAAGGCTATGTGCTCGACAAGAAGCGCATGGAAAACGGTGCTTTTCTCGGCGAGGATTATTTCGAGCACCTGCTGGCAGAAATCCGCGAGATTCGCCTTAGCGAGCGCAGGTTCTACCAGAAAGTCACGGATATTTATTCGACCGCGCTTGACTACAACAAGGCTGCGCCGACGACCAAAGCTTTTTTTGCCAAGGTCCAGAACAAGCTGCATTTTGCGATTCACGGTCACACCGCTGCTGAACTCATCGTGCAGCGCGCCGACAGTGGCAAGGCGTGCATGGGCCTGAGTTCCTGGGAGCAGGCACCTGACGGCAAGATCCTTAAAACTGATGTGGTCGTCGCCAAGAATTATCTGAATCAAGACGAACTGGAATCGCTAGGCCGTATCGTCAATGCCTATCTCGACCTGGCCGAAGATCGCGCCCGACGAAATATTCCGATGACGATGGAAGATTGGGCAAAACGACTGGATACTTTTCTGGAATTTACTGACCGCGAGATTTTGCGCGATGGTGGCAAGGTCTCGGCCGAACTGGCCAAAACTCACGCCGAAAGCGAGTTCGAAAAATACCGCATCGTGCAAGACCGATTGTTTGAGAGCGACTTCGACAGGGTACTCAAGCAGATCAAGCCGGAGCGTGGACCTGGATGCGATGATGAATAA